ACACAAAATTATTGTATTTGATTACCTTTTAATTGAAGCAATATCCTGATACGTTGATATTTTTTTTCGCTTAGTTTTTGTTTGTCTTTGGCAAAAGCATCTAAATTTATCAAGTCCAGAGGAGTCCTTCCAGATTGATCTGTTATATTTGGATTAGCTCCATGTTTTAATAATAGGGTAACCATGTTACAATCATTCTTATCAACGGCTATATGCAGAGGAGTTATTCTATTCTTATTTTGTATATTTGGATCAATTGTATTTTTATATTTTTTTAATAATCGCTTAGCTATCTTGACATTATTGTAAATAACCACATAATGCAGAAGCGTATTCCATTGATCATCTTTTACTGTATTTATTTCCTCTTTATTTATAACAGCCTTATATTTTATTAGCTCGTTGATGATATAGTCATTTCCATTTATAATTGCTTCTTCTAGAGGGGTATTTTTAGAATTGCTTGGTATATTTGGATTAGCTTTATGGTTTAACAATAGGGTAACCATGTTACAATCATTCTTATCAATGGCCACGTATAAAGGAGTTTGTCCAAGTAAATTTGTTACATTTGGATTGGCGTTGTGTTTTAATAATAACTCAACGATTTTAATATTCCCTTTATCAACAGCCATTTGCAGAAGCGTTTGTCCAAGTGAATTTGTTACATTTGGATCGGCGTTGTGTTTTAATAGTAACTCAACGATTTTAATATTCCCTTTATCAACAGCTATATGCAGAGACGTTTGTCCAAGTGAATTTGTTGCATTTGGATTGGCTCTTTTGTTCAACAATAGTTTAACGTTCTTATAAGAACACTTGTTCGTTGCTAAATGCAGAGGGGTTTGTTTAAAATGATCTGCAGTATTTGGGTAGACTGGATTTTTTAATTTTAATAGCAGCTCAATCATCTTATCATCTCCTTTGTCAACAGCTATATATAGAGGGGTTTGTCCAAACGAATTGGTTATACTTAGATCCGCTCCATTATTTAACAATATTTTAGCTATTTTTTCATCTCTTTTATTAATAGATATATGTAGAGGCGTTTGTCCAATTGAATTGGTTACATTTGGATTAGCGTTGTGTTTTAATAATAGATCAACGATGCCATCATCTCCTTTATCAACAGCTATCTGTAACAGAGTTTCTATAATTGAATTAGTGTTACCATTAGGCAAATTTTTTAACAATAATGTAACGATTTTAATATTTCCTTTATTAACAGCTATATGCAGCGGAGTTTGGTCAAATGCATCTTTAGCATTTTGATCAGCCTTGTTTTTTAGTAGTATCTCAACGATCTTATCGTCCCCTTTATTAACAGCTATATGCAGCGGAGTTTGTTTAGACTGATCTGCAGCATTTACATAGGCTCCTTTTTTTAGCAATAGCTTAACGATCTTATAATACCCTTTACTAACAGCTATATGTAAAGAAGTTTTTCTAGACGGATCTGCAAAATTTGGATTGGCTGCATTTAGTAATAAGTTTTTAACTTTTTTATAATTACCTTCTCTAATTGCGGAATGCAATGTGGTATTTATGTTATTGTTTTCTTCGGAAGAAGTAGAAAAGGTATTTATTTCATGTTCTTTTTCAGAATAAGTATAGATTTTAGCTTGTAATAAACTTCTTGTACAACTACTATGAGTACTATGTAGTAGTAGAACTATTGTGGTATAGTGAATAAATCTGATTTTTCTGAAAACAGAATGATAATGGTGCATATATAATACTCGAGTGTTTTTTTATAAAAAGTTGTTGATTGTTAGATATATATTCGTTAAGCCTAGTTCATAAAAAAATGTACTACCTAAATTTTACTGTATATTTTTATAGTGCATATAGATCAGCTATAAAAATAGCATCTTTTATGCGGCATATAGGAGGCCTGGGGAGTTATGATAAATAAAATAAAGTTTAAACAAACTTAAATATAAATAGATTACAATCAATGGATTGCGATTTTTATGCATAGAAAATAGTTACCTAGAATTAAGAACCCACAAATTCATTTTTAACAAAGATA
This window of the Cardinium endosymbiont of Culicoides punctatus genome carries:
- a CDS encoding ankyrin repeat domain-containing protein encodes the protein MHHYHSVFRKIRFIHYTTIVLLLHSTHSSCTRSLLQAKIYTYSEKEHEINTFSTSSEENNNINTTLHSAIREGNYKKVKNLLLNAANPNFADPSRKTSLHIAVSKGYYKIVKLLLKKGAYVNAADQSKQTPLHIAVNKGDDKIVEILLKNKADQNAKDAFDQTPLHIAVNKGNIKIVTLLLKNLPNGNTNSIIETLLQIAVDKGDDGIVDLLLKHNANPNVTNSIGQTPLHISINKRDEKIAKILLNNGADLSITNSFGQTPLYIAVDKGDDKMIELLLKLKNPVYPNTADHFKQTPLHLATNKCSYKNVKLLLNKRANPNATNSLGQTSLHIAVDKGNIKIVELLLKHNADPNVTNSLGQTLLQMAVDKGNIKIVELLLKHNANPNVTNLLGQTPLYVAIDKNDCNMVTLLLNHKANPNIPSNSKNTPLEEAIINGNDYIINELIKYKAVINKEEINTVKDDQWNTLLHYVVIYNNVKIAKRLLKKYKNTIDPNIQNKNRITPLHIAVDKNDCNMVTLLLKHGANPNITDQSGRTPLDLINLDAFAKDKQKLSEKKYQRIRILLQLKGNQIQ